The proteins below come from a single Balaenoptera ricei isolate mBalRic1 chromosome 17, mBalRic1.hap2, whole genome shotgun sequence genomic window:
- the CCN3 gene encoding CCN family member 3 — MQSAQSLRLGPPGQCLCLAFLLLHLLGQVLATPRCPSSCPAPCPKKPPTCAPGVRAVLDDCSCCLVCARQRGESCSVMLPCEESRGLFCDRRADPSAQTGICMAIEGDNCVFDGVIYQSGETFQPSCKYQCACQDGQVGCVPRCEEDLLLPQPDCQAPRKVKVPGECCEKWICDSNETGTLGDLQTLPAYRTEATLGVAVSDSGINCIEQTTEWSACSKSCGMGFSTRVTNRNPHCEMVKQTRLCSVRPCDQEHKQPTDKKGKKCLRTTKSLKAIHLQFENCTSLYTYKPRFCGVCSDGRCCTPHNTKTIQVEFQCSPGQILKKPVMVIGTCTCHNNCPHNNASFLQDLKPNTSRGEM, encoded by the exons ATGCAGAGTGCGCAGAGCCTGCGTCTCGGTCCACCCGGTCAGTGCCTCTGCCTGGCTTTCCTGCTCCTCCATCTCCTGGGACAG GTCCTTGCGACTCCGCGCTGTCCCTCCTCGTGCCCGGCTCCGTGCCCCAAGAAGCCGCCGACCTGCGCCCCCGGGGTGAGAGCCGTGCTGGACGACTGTTCCTGCTGCCTGGTGTGCGCCCGCCAGCGCGGCGAGAGCTGCTCCGTGATGCTGCCCTGCGAGGAAAGCCGCGGTCTCTTCTGCGACCGCAGAGCGGACCCCAGCGCCCAGACTGGCATCTGCATGG CGATAGAAGGAGACAATTGTGTGTTCGATGGAGTCATCTACCAAAGTGGAGAGACCTTCCAGCCTAGCTGCAAATACCAGTGCGCCTGCCAAGATGGGCAGGTTGGTTGTGTGCCCCGCTGTGAAGAGGACCTGCTACTGCCCCAGCCTGACTGCCAAGCTCCGAGAAAAGTGAAAGTGCCTGGGGAGTGCTGTGAAAAGTGGATCTGTGACTCCAATGAGACGGGGACATTAGGGGACCTCCAAACCCTTCCAG CCTACAGAACAGAAGCCACTCTAGGAGTTGCAGTCTCCGACTCAGGTATCAACTGCATTGAGCAGACCACAGAGTGGAGTGCGTGTTCCAAGAGTTGTGGCATGGGTTTTTCCACCCGGGTCACCAACAGGAATCCACATTGCGAGATGGTGAAGCAGACCCGGCTCTGCTCGGTGCGGCCCTGTGACCAAGAGCACAAGCAGCCGACAGATAAG aaAGGGAAAAAGTGTCTCCGCACCACCAAGTCACTCAAAGCCATCCACCTGCAGTTTGAGAACTGCACGAGCCTATACACCTACAAGCCCAGGTTCTGCGGTGTCTGCAGCGATGGCCGATGCTGTACCCCACACAACACCAAAACCATCCAGGTGGAGTTCCAGTGCTCCCCAGGGCAGATCCTCAAGAAACCAGTGATGGTCATCGGGACCTGCACCTGTCACAACAACTGTCCTCATAACAATGCGTCTTTCCTCCAAGACTTAAAGCCAAACACCAGCAGAGGAGAAATGTAA